One Desulfuromonas sp. genomic window, TCTTTATTTAACGCAAAGACGCCAAGAAGATATACAATAAAGAAAATCTTTTTTGGTTAACCCCTAAAAGAATTGTCTTTCTTTGCGACTTAGCGTCTTTGCGTTAAAAAGCCTTTTGTCTACAACCGCACAGGCACATTATGCTCCCGCAGGTATTCCTTGCACTCGTCGATCGTATATTCCCGAAAGTGGAAGATGCTGGCGGCCAGGGCGGCACTCGCGCCCCCCTCGACCAGCCCTTCACGGATATGTTCGAGGTTGCCGACCCCACCGGAGGCGATGACCGGGATCGAAACCCGGTCACTGATCGCCCGGGTCAGCTCAATATCGTAGCCATCCCTGGTGCCGTCACAATCCATCGAGGTCAACAGGATTTCGCCGGCCCCGTACGCCTCCATGCGTTCGGCCCATTCGAGGGCATCGATTCCGGTCGGGTTGCGGCCGCCATGGGTGTAGACTTCCCAGGCCAGCGGATCATTTCCCGGCACCCGGCGGGCATCGATGGCAACGACCGTGCACTGGGAACCGAACCGCTCGGCCGCCTCCTTGACAAATTCAGGATTATGGACCGCTGCCGTGTTGATCGAAACCTTGTCGGCTCCGGCGTTCAGGAGATTACGAATATCTTCACAACTGCGCACGCCGCCGCCGACCGTCAGCGGCATGAAGCAACGTTCCGCCGTTCGGGCAACAACGTCGAGGATGATCCCGCGGTTGTCACTCGAGGCGGTGATGTCGAGAAATGTCAGCTCGTCGGCGCCCTGCCGGTCATAGGCCTCGGCCGCTTCAACCGGGTCACCGGCGTCGCGCAGTTCGAGGAACTGCACGCCCTTGACGACGCGACCGTCCTTGACATCGAGACATGGGATAATTCTTTTGGTTAACATCGTTTAAAACCTTTTGGCCACCAAGAACACGAAGAAATTCAAAATCTATTTCAACGGAGAGACGCTGAGGTGGAGAGAAAAGCAACTTCAAAATCTGTTATTATTTTGGGACAAACTAAAGCCTTTTTCTCTTTAGAGACTTATTGCTCTTCTCTGCGGCTCTCCGTCTCTCCGTTAAAGATGCTTTTACGCTCTGGCCTTTCTTTGTGCCCTTGGTGTCTTCGTGGCTATTATTGCTTAATGTCAGTTCGACCTCTATTCCTGATCCAATGACGCCATGAACTTCCGCATATCCTGCTCCTGTCGCATGACGTGCAGGATCAGAACCTCGTCATCGGCAACACGATAGAAAACACGGCAGGGCGGAACAACGACCTCACAGTAGTTGAGCCCCTCCAGCTCCGGCGGAGTTCTCCCCGACTCCGGATGCTGCCCGAGGCGTGAAACCGTATCGAATACTGTCTGGATCAGCTTTTTTGCCGACGGCAGATTACTTAAAGCGATGTACTCGGCAATCGCATCGAGATCATCCAGTGCCGGTTCGGTCCATACTACTTGAGCCATTTGCGCATCTTGTCCCGGGCCTCATCTTCACCCAGGGTGCGCCCCTCAAGGGCAGCCCGCTCTCCCCGCGCCACCGCCTCGAGAATCTGCATGCGGCTCTGCATGAATTCGTAATCGCCGACATCGACCAGGTAAGCCGAGGGGCGGCCATGCTCGGTGATCAGGACCGGCTCCTTCGATTCGTGCAGATCGGCGAGAATTTTTGTCGCCTGGCGTTTCAGGCTGGTGACAAGTTCGACCTTCATAACGACCTCCGTCCATAAATCAAAAGTGATACAATTGTACCACTCTCGCCGGCGGCAATCCAACGAAATAGCACTTTTTTATATGAACGTTTAAAGAAGCCCCATGACATCGAGGCGCGGGATGATTCTTTTCGTCAACATTGCTTAAAACCTTTTGGGGCACCAAAAGTAGGCGCCTTGAGGCGAGACACGAAGAAAACCAAAACCTTTTTCAACGCCAAGACGCCAAGAAAATCTAAAACAAAGAAAAGCTTTTTTGGTTAACCCCTAAAAGACTTGCCTTTCTTTGCGCCTTCGCGCCTTTGCGTGAGGCAAGGTTTTCTGTTTGGTCTTTCTTGGTGCCCTTTGTGCCTTGGTGGCAAATTATTTCTTTTTCGTGAGCTCTACCGCCTCACGCAAATCCAGCGCGCCGGTATAAATCGCCTTGCCGGTGATGACACCGGAGACCCCCGACTCTTCGATACTCATCAGCTGCATGATATCACGCAGATGCGACACACCACCCGAGGCGATGACCGGGATCGAGATCGCTTCGGCGAGCGCCTTCGTCGCCTCGATGTTCGGCCCCTGCATCATGCCGTCGCGGGCGATATCGGTATAAATGATCGCTTCGACACCGAACCCCTCCATCTCCTTGGCCAGCTCAGTCGCCAGCTTCTCGGTGACGTCAGCCCAGCCGCGCACTGCGACCAGACCGTCTTTGGCATCAATGCCGACGACAATTTTGCCGGGGAACTTGCGGCAGGCCTCTTCGACCAGGCCCGGATTCTCTTTGGCAATCGTCCCGAGAATTACCCGGCCGACACCGAGTTGAAGATAGGCCTCGATCGTCTCGAGATCACGGATGCCGCCGCCGAGTTCGGTCGGGATATCAATCGCCTTGACGATCGCCTCGATCGCCTCCTTGTTCTTCGGCACACCGGCAAAGGCCCCGTCGAGATCAACGATATGCAGCAACTCGCCGCCCTGTTCCTCCCAGGTTTTGGCCTGGGCGGCCGGATCGTCACTGTAGACCGTATCTTTTTCCATCAGGCCCTGTTCGAGTCGAACACAGCGGCCTTCTTTCAAATCTATCGCGGGAATAATGATCATGCTGAAAAATCCTCAAAAATAGTTTTTGCCACCAAGGCACCAAGAAAATCTAAATCAGTTTTCAACGCAAAGACGCGAAGGCGCAAAGAAAACCTGAAACAATCTATTGTTTAGTAAAGAAAGCGTAAGATTTTGATATTAGCCCTAAACCCGTAAATCCTGATTCCTCTTTTTTGCTCCTCTTGGCGTCTTTGCGCCTTTGCGTTAAATGATCTTCGAGCTTTTTGCCTTCCCTGGTGCCTTCGTGTCTTCGTGGCTATCTTTAAATTTCTCCAAAGTTCTTAAATATCTGCAGCCCGATCGCCTGGCTCTTCTCCGGATGAAACTGGGTCGCCATGAGGTTGCCTTTCCGGGCGGCCGCACAGAACTCGATATTGCCGTAGCGGCAGGTCGCGGCGACAACCGTCGAATCCTCGGCATCACAGTAGTAGGAGTGCACGAAATAGACGTAGCTCTGCTGATCGACATGGTTGAACAGCGGTGTCTCCGGATTGAACTCAATTGTATTCCACCCCATGTGCGGAACCTTGAGCCGTTCGCCGCCTTCTTCCATATCGAGCGGAAACCGGCGGACCTTGCCGGGCAGAAGCCCCAGCCCCTGATATCGACCGAACTCCTCACTCTCATCAAACAGCATCTGCATGCCGACACAGATACCGAGCAGCGGTTTTTCCTGCTCAACATGCGCCAGCAGCGGCTCGACAAAACCACCACTACGCAGGTTGCCGATACAGTCGCGGAAGGCACCGACCCCGGGCAGCACGATCTTGTCCGCTCCCGGAATATCGGCCGGGTCGGAACTGACGCGGGCCGAAAACCCGAGCTTTTCGAAGGCCTTGGCGACGCTTCGCAAATTACCCATTTCGTAGTCGATAATGACGATGTTGTTTTTCATAAAAAACCCGAAAAGCAGTCGCAGAACCGGGACACCAGGCTTCGGAAAAAACCTCCTTTCCCTGACGCCTGGCACCTGATAACTGCCACCTGTCTTTCCCTATTCCAGTTTGCCCTTCGACGACATCACGTCGGTAATCCGCGGGTCGATCCCGGTCGCCTCGTCGAGGGCCCGGCCGAGCGCCTTGAAGATCGCTTCGATGATATGGTGCAGGTTTTCACCGTAGGCGAGATTGACGTGGATATTGGCCCCGGCGTGATTACAGAAAGCGACAAAGAACTCTTCGACCAGCTCGACATCGAAATCACCGACCTTGACCTTCGGCAGCTCGGCATTAAAGACCAGCAGCGGCCGGCCGGAGAAATCTACGATTACCGAAGCGAGCGCTTCATGCATCGGCATGGTGCTGCGACCAAACCGGCGGATCCCCTTCTTGTTGCCAATGGCGCTCTTGAACGCTTCACCGAGGCAGATCCCGAGGTCCTCGACGGTGTGATGCGCATCGATTTCGAGATCACCGATCGCCTTGATCTTGATCCCGAAAAAACCGTGCCTGGCAACCTGGGTCAACATGTGGTCGAAAAAAGGGACGCCGGTATCGATATCGTAGTCACCCTTCCCCTCAAGGTTGAGATTCAACCGGATCTTCGTTTCCGTCGTTTTACGATCAATAGATGCCTTGCGGCTCATCATAACCTCCCTTAATCCTTCTTCAATCGAATAGAGACAGACCGGGCGTGGGCAGTCAGTCCTTCGAGTTCGGCGATAGTGACAATCTTGTCGCCGAGACGCTGCAACCCATCCCGGGAAAAATAAACCAGGCTCGATTTCTTGATAAAGTCATCAACCCCGAGCGGCGAAAAGAACCGCGCCGTGCCGCCGGTCGGCAGGGTATGGTTCGGACCGGCGAGATAATCACCGGCCGCTTCCGGAGTATGATGTCCGAGGAAGACAGCGCCGGCGTGACGGATGCCGTCAAGAAGATCAAACGGCTCATCGACCGCCAGTTCGAGGTGCTCCGGTGCGATCCGGTTGCTGAAATCGATTGCTTCGAGGATATCGGAGGTAACGATAATCGCGCCGTAGTCGGCGATCGACTTGCGGGCGATCGCGGCGCGCGGCAGCTGTTCAAGCTGCTCGGCGACAGCCGCCTGCACCCGCCTGGCCATGGCCGCGTCGGTAGTCAGCAGGATCGAGGAAGCGATCTCGTCATGTTCGGCCTGTGACAGCAGGTCGGCCGCGAGGTGGGCCGGGTTGCCGCTGCCGTCGTTGATAATCAGGATTTCACTCGGCCCGGCGATCATGTCGATGTCGACCTGTCCGAAGACCTGTTTCTTGGCGGTGGCGACATAAATATTACCCGGACCGGTGATCTTGTCGACCCGCGGCACCGACTCGGTCCCGTAGGCAAGGGCTGCCACCGCCTGAGCGCCGCCGATTCTGAAAATCCGGTCAACCCGGGCGATCTTCGCCGCCGCCAGCACATACGGATTGGCCTCGCCGTCCGGCATCGGCACCACCATGATCACTTCGCCGACTCCGGCGACCTTGGCCGGGATGGCATTCATCAAAACCGATGAGGGATAGGATGCCTTGCCGCCCGGCACATAGATGCCGACCTTGTCGAGCGGCTGCACCAGCTGCCCGAGGTGGACATCCGGCTCTTCTTTTGAAATCCAGGTTTCGGTAAGCTGTTTTTCGTGGTAGGCGGCAATCCGTTCGGCCGCCAACTCGAGGGCGGCGAGCGCTTCCGGTTCAACCGCCGCCAGGGCCCGTTCGATCTCATCCGAAGTAACCTGGATGGTCTGCGCCGATAATTCGAGGCGGTCGAAGCGGGCCGTGTACCGGAACAGGGCGGCGTCGCCCTCCTGCCGAACCGCGGCAACGATCGCGCTGACCGTCTCCTCAACACCGGCGGGAGCCTGCGCCCCCCGATCGACAATCTTTTTCAGAGCCGCATCGAAACCGGGATCGTCAATTCCGTATATCGGTATCATGTTCCGTGCCTTGCTTCGGTTAAACCGAAATTTTCACTTCGTCATCGATGACTTTCTCGAGATCATCGATGATTCGGGAAATCTTCGTGTGTTTTGTCTTCAGGCTCGCCCGGTTGACAATCAGCCGGGTCGTGATTTCGGCAATCGTCTCAACTTCGACCATACCATTGTCACGCAGAGTCGCACCGGTCGAAACCAGGTCAACAATCCGCTCCGATAAACCGACCAGCGGCGCCAGCTCGATCGAACCGTAGAGCTTGATCAATTCGACCTGAACGCCCTTGGCCGCAAAATATTTCTCGGTGACGTTCGGATACTTGGTCGCGACCCGGATGTTCGACCAGTTGGCCGGGTCATCATCCTGCAGCAATTCTTTCGGCTCGGCCACCACCAGCCGGCAATAACCGAACTTGAGGTCGAGCGGTTCGTACAGATCCTTCCCCTGTTCAAGCAGGGTATCCTTGCCGACGACACCGATGTCGGCGCAACCGTAATCGACATAGGTCGGCACGTCGGTCGCCCGGACCGCCATGAACCGGTAACCGGCCTCGCGGTTTTCAAACACCAGCTTGCGATTATCCTCTTCCATCTCGGGACAGGTGATGCCAATCCGGCCGAAGAGCTCCATCGAATCCTGCATAATCCGACCCTTCGGCAGGGCAAAGGTAATTATATCACTACTCATTATATCCTCCCGCCCCCCCGGGTTCAGGCCGACCGGCGCACAATATCGGCGCCGAGACCTTTCAGTTTCTCTTCCAGTTTTTCATAACCGCGGTCAAGGTGATAGATCCGTGCGACTTCGGTCGTATTCTCCGAAGCGAGAGCGGCAATGACCAGCGACGCGCTGGCCCGCAGGTCGGTCGCCATTACCGGCGCACCGCAGAGTGAGGCAACCCCCTTGACGGTTGCGACGTGGCCGTCGATAACGATGTCAGCACCGAGACGCTGCAGCTCACAGACATGCATGAACCGGTTTTCAAAAATGGTTTCGGAAATCACGCTGGTTCCATCGCCAAGGGTCATCAACGCCATGAACTGCGCCTGCATGTCGGTTGGAAACCCGGGGTGCGGCTGGGTCCTGATATCGACTGAACGGATTGTCTCCGGCCCCTGCACCCGGATGCCGTCTCCGGTCTCTTCGATGATTGCGCCGGCTTCCCGCAGTTTGCCGAGAAAAGCTTCAAGCGGCGCCGCATCAATCCCCTTGACCAGCACATTGCCACGGGTCATCGCTGCCGCAACCATGTAGGTGCCTGCCTCGATCCGATCGGCCATCACACGGTAATCCATCGGCTTGAGCTGCCCAACCCCTTCAATCGTTACCGTCGCCGTGCCGGCCCCCGTGATCTTCGCTCCCATACCGATCAGGGCGTTGGCAAGATCGACAATTTCCGGCTCGCGGGCGGCATTCTCGATAATCGTCGTCCCCGTCGTCAAAGCCGCCGCCATCATCAGGTTTTCGGTGCCGCCAACCGTCGGTATATCGAAGGTAACCCGGCCGCCTTCAAGCTGCTCGGCATGCGCTTCGACGTAACCGTGATCGAGCTCGATCCGGGCGCCGAGGGATTCAAAACCCTTGAGATGAAGATTAATCGGTCGCGCCCCGATCGCACAACCACCAGGCAGCGAGACCCTGGCATGGCCGAGCCGGGCGAGGAGCGGTCCGAGCACCAGCACCGAAGCGCGCATCGTCCGGACCAGGTCATAAGGTGCCTCGATGCTTTCGATGTTGGTTGAATCGATTTCGAATGTATCACCGTTGCGCACCACCTTGGCGCCAACAATCTCGAGCAGCCTGGCTGCCGTATCGATATCGCGCAGGGCCGGTACATTGCCAAGACGGTGGACGCCCGGAGCCAACAGAGTTGCAAAGAGTAACGGCAGCGCCGCATTCTTGGCACCACTGACCCGAACCTCACCGCCAAGCGGGTGACCACCATGTATGACAATCTTGTCCACGTTTTCCTACTTTTTCATGCCGCTGACGACCCGCGGAATCCCGGCGTAGTCATCACGGAGAGTTATTTCCTGGAGGCCGGCTTCGGCAAATAACTGCCGAACAGGATCAGCCTGGTTAATTCCGATCTCGACCAGCAACCGACCGCCGTCCGTCAACTCCTGCGGAGCCTGGCGCAGGATGGCGCGATAGGCATCGAGTCCGTCGGTACCACCGTCGAGCGCTCCGAGCGGCTCAAACTCCCGAACATCCGGCATCAGCCCGTCAAGATCCCGGTGCGGAATATAGGGCGGATTGCTGACTATCAGATCATACGGCCCGCCGGAAAAATCTTCAAGGTTTCCGATGGAAAAATCGACGCGCCCGTCAACCTGGTTGAGCCGGCTGTTTGCCCGGGCAATTTCGACCGCTTCCGGGCTGATATCGATACCGCGGACCCTGACATTCTTGTTCTCATGGGCCAGGGCGATGGCTATGGCGCCGCTCCCGAGACCGATATCGAGGACCCGGCTGTTGTCCTCGAGACACTCGAGGGCCTCCTCGACCAGGACCTCGGTGTCGGACCGCGGGATCAGAACCGCCGGTGACACCCGGATCGGCAACGACCAGAATTCGGTTTCGCCAACGATGTAGGCAACCGGCTCGTGGGCCGCTCGCCGTTTGACCAGCTCGCGGTAGCCGGCCTGCTCCCGCTGGTTCAGCGGTCGATCGAATTGCAGATAAAGTCCGACCCGGTCGAGTTCGAGCAGACTGGCAAGGAGGAGTTCGGCATCAAGCCGACCGCTCTCGATTCCCTGCTGCCGGAAATAATCAGCTGTCCATTCCAGTATCCGCAGAACCGTCCAGGTCTCGGCCAAGCTCAGTTCTCCTGACCGGCCAGAGATTCGGCCTGCGAATGGGTCACCAAAGGATCGATCACTTCGTTAAGCTCACCCTGCATGATCGCATCGAGCTTGTACAGGGTCAGGTTGATCCGGTGATCGGTGCACCGACCCTGCGGGAAGTTGTAGGTCCGGATCCGTTCGCTCCGGTCGCCGCTCCCGACCTGGGACTTGCGATCGGCCGCCTGGGCCTGCTGCTGTTCGGCAAGCATCATATCGTAAAGCCGCGACTTCAGAACCTTCATCGCCTTTGCCTTGTTCTTGTGCTGCGATTTTTCATCCTGGCAGGAGACGACCAGTCCGGTCGGCACATGGGTCAGGCGCACCGCCGACTCGGTCTTGTTGACATGCTGACCGCCGGCACCGGATGCGCGGAACAGATCGAGCCGTAATTCCGAAGGATCGATCTGGATCTCGACATCATCGGCTTCCGGCAATACGGCGACCGTACAGGCCGACGTATGAATGCGGCCCTGCGACTCGGTTTCGGGGACCCGCTGCACCCGGTGGGTGCCGCTTTCGAACTTGAGCCGCGAATAGACCCGATTGCCGCTGACCATGGCAATGATCTCCTTGAAACCACCGTTGTCCGACTCGGATGACGACAGAAGTTCAACCTTCCAGCCGTTGTTGTCGGCGTAGCGACTGTACATCCGGAAGAGGTCGGCGGCAAACAGGGCCGCCTCCTCGCCGCCGGTGCCGGCACGGATTTCGAGAATGATGTTCTTGTCATCATTCGGATCTTTCGGCAGAAGGAGAACCTTCAACTTCTCCGAGAGCTCCTCATGCTGCTGTTCGAGGCCCGGGATTTCATCTTTCGCCATCTCCCGCATCTCGGGATCGGCGTCCTGGAGCAGCTCGCGGTTCCCCTCGAGCTCTTCCTCGACCTTGCGCCAGGCATGATAGACTTCAACCACTTCCGACAGGTCGGCATGTTCCTTGGTCAGGGCGCGGAATTTTTCCTGATTGTTGACAACAGACGGATCGGAGAGCAGGCCTTCGACCTCGCGAAAACGATCAACAACCCCTTCAAGTTTATCGATATTGAACATAAGTAAGAAACCGGGACCGCCGGGCACCGTTGGCGAACGGAGACCCGATCAATTGGTTAAAGGTCAGAGAATTCCTGCCGGACCTCTTTAACAGCACCACAGGTCATTGCCCCTTCAGGACAGGGGCCCTCGAGACAACCGGGACCGGCCGAGGCAAATAGCAGGGGGGCCGTCTGGCGGGCCAGCTTCAACATCTGCCTGGCCATAATCTGAATTTCCCATTGCGCCCGTCGACAGCAGCGCAGGTGGAAGAAATGTTTAAGCTCGCGGCCGTTCATGGTGATGACGATCTTGGTTGCTGCCGCATTCGGCAGCACGAACCGGGCATCTTCGGCCGGCACCCCGGCTTCGACAAGCTCAACGTAGCTCTGATGCAGCTGCTCGATCAGGGCGGCATACTTTCCCGCCAACTCCGGTTTCCCGGCGATCGACGGCGGCGTCACCGCATCAAAGGTATCGTCAAACGAAACGTAGCGCTGGCTCTGCTGGGAATAGGAAGCCAACCGGTGGCGCACCAGTTGATGCGAACAGGCACGACTGATTCCCTCGACACCGAAAGTGAAGCTGGCATGCTCGAGGACTGACAAATGGCCGAGTTCGAGAATTTTGCGCAAAAGCTGTTCCTGTTCGGCCTGCTCCCGCCCGATCAGATCATCGATCGAAGAATCTGAATAGCAAAGCCTGGCCGCACCGGCAACAATCCGTTCGGGATCGGGGGTATGAGTCAACAGTTGCACATGCATGGAGCTTGGTCTCTAATCTCGGTTCCCTCTGGCGTAACTGAAAAAAAACCGGAAAAAGAAAACGGCCCCGGAGGGCCGTCGTCGACAGTGTTATTTGCCCTGGCCGTACTTCTTGCGGAAACGCTCGATCCGGCCGGCGGTGTCGATCAGCTTCTGCTTCCCGGTAAAGAAGGGATGGCAGGCTGAACAGATCTCTGTCGTGATCTCTCCCGCCCTGGTCGAGCGGGTCTCAAAGCTGTTGCCACAGTGACACTTCACTGTCGCCGATTCGTATGCTGGGTGGATGCCTTCTTTCATCTTCTATCTCCTTGTCGGCCTGGCGAGTACAGGCCCTGTCTTTCCTGATTATATGATCCTGATAAGCGTACATTTCTACCATGTCTGAAAAGACGATGCAAGCCCCGGATGTAAGATTTTAACTACTGATTCATCGATTCAAAAAACTCTTCGTTGGTCTTGGTTTCTCCGAGTTTGTCGAGCAGGAACTCCATACTGTCAACGACGTTCATCGTCGACAGGACCTTGCGCAACAGCCAGATACGCTGCAGGCTCTTCTCGTCGATCAGCAACTCTTCACGGCGGGTGCCCGACTTGTTGATATCGATCGCCGGGAAGGTCCGCTTGTCAACCAGGCGCCGGTCGAGAAGAAGCTCCATGTTGCCGGTTCCCTTGAACTCCTCGAAAATAACCTCGTCCATCTTACTGCCGGTATCGACCAGGGCGGTAGCGATGATGGTCAGACTGCCGCCTTCCTCAATGTTGCGGGCCGCGCCGAAGAAACGTTTCGGCTTGTGCAGGGCGTTCGAATCGACGCCACCGGAAAGGATCTTGCCGGAGGGCGGAACCACTGTATTATAGGCCCGGGCGAGACGGGTGATCGAGTCGAGCAGGATAACGACATCGCGCTTGTGCTCGACCAGACGCCGGGCTTTTTCGATGACCATTTCGGCAACCTGGACGTGACGGGTCGCCGGCTCATCGAAGGTCGAGGAAATAACCTCGCCGTTAACCGAGCGCTGCATGTCGGTCACCTCTTCCGGCCGCTCGTCGATCAGCAGGACGATCAGGTAGACTTCCGGGTGGTTGGTCGTAATCGCGTTGGCGATGTTCTGCAACAGCATGGTCTTGCCGGTACGCGGCGGCGCCACAATCAATCCACGCTGGCCCTTGCCGATCGGCGAGACGAGGTCGATCACCCGGGAGGAAGTATCCTCGGGAGTTGTCTCCATGCTGATCCGCTCATCGGGGTAGAGCGGCGTCAGGTTGTCAAAGAGGGTCTTGTCGCGAGCGACCGCCGGATCTTCAAAATTGACCTCGGCGACCTTGAGCAGGGCGAAGTAGCGTTCCCCCTCCTTCGGCGGCCGGATCTGCCCGGCAACGGTATCCCCGGTGCGGAGAGTAAAGCGGCGGATCTGCGACGGTGATACGTAAATA contains:
- a CDS encoding imidazole glycerol phosphate synthase subunit HisF, with product MLTKRIIPCLDVKDGRVVKGVQFLELRDAGDPVEAAEAYDRQGADELTFLDITASSDNRGIILDVVARTAERCFMPLTVGGGVRSCEDIRNLLNAGADKVSINTAAVHNPEFVKEAAERFGSQCTVVAIDARRVPGNDPLAWEVYTHGGRNPTGIDALEWAERMEAYGAGEILLTSMDCDGTRDGYDIELTRAISDRVSIPVIASGGVGNLEHIREGLVEGGASAALAASIFHFREYTIDECKEYLREHNVPVRL
- a CDS encoding plasmid stabilization protein, whose amino-acid sequence is MAQVVWTEPALDDLDAIAEYIALSNLPSAKKLIQTVFDTVSRLGQHPESGRTPPELEGLNYCEVVVPPCRVFYRVADDEVLILHVMRQEQDMRKFMASLDQE
- a CDS encoding prevent-host-death family protein; this encodes MKVELVTSLKRQATKILADLHESKEPVLITEHGRPSAYLVDVGDYEFMQSRMQILEAVARGERAALEGRTLGEDEARDKMRKWLK
- a CDS encoding 1-(5-phosphoribosyl)-5-((5-phosphoribosylamino)methylideneamino)imidazole-4-carboxamide isomerase (catalyzes the formation of 5-(5-phospho-1-deoxyribulos-1-ylamino)methylideneamino-l-(5-hosphoribosyl)imidazole-4-carboxamide from 1-(5-phosphoribosyl)-5-[(5-phosphoribosylamino)methylideneamino] imidazole-4-carboxamide) encodes the protein MIIIPAIDLKEGRCVRLEQGLMEKDTVYSDDPAAQAKTWEEQGGELLHIVDLDGAFAGVPKNKEAIEAIVKAIDIPTELGGGIRDLETIEAYLQLGVGRVILGTIAKENPGLVEEACRKFPGKIVVGIDAKDGLVAVRGWADVTEKLATELAKEMEGFGVEAIIYTDIARDGMMQGPNIEATKALAEAISIPVIASGGVSHLRDIMQLMSIEESGVSGVITGKAIYTGALDLREAVELTKKK
- a CDS encoding imidazole glycerol phosphate synthase subunit HisH, which translates into the protein MKNNIVIIDYEMGNLRSVAKAFEKLGFSARVSSDPADIPGADKIVLPGVGAFRDCIGNLRSGGFVEPLLAHVEQEKPLLGICVGMQMLFDESEEFGRYQGLGLLPGKVRRFPLDMEEGGERLKVPHMGWNTIEFNPETPLFNHVDQQSYVYFVHSYYCDAEDSTVVAATCRYGNIEFCAAARKGNLMATQFHPEKSQAIGLQIFKNFGEI
- a CDS encoding imidazoleglycerol-phosphate dehydratase HisB; protein product: MSRKASIDRKTTETKIRLNLNLEGKGDYDIDTGVPFFDHMLTQVARHGFFGIKIKAIGDLEIDAHHTVEDLGICLGEAFKSAIGNKKGIRRFGRSTMPMHEALASVIVDFSGRPLLVFNAELPKVKVGDFDVELVEEFFVAFCNHAGANIHVNLAYGENLHHIIEAIFKALGRALDEATGIDPRITDVMSSKGKLE
- the hisD gene encoding histidinol dehydrogenase, encoding MIPIYGIDDPGFDAALKKIVDRGAQAPAGVEETVSAIVAAVRQEGDAALFRYTARFDRLELSAQTIQVTSDEIERALAAVEPEALAALELAAERIAAYHEKQLTETWISKEEPDVHLGQLVQPLDKVGIYVPGGKASYPSSVLMNAIPAKVAGVGEVIMVVPMPDGEANPYVLAAAKIARVDRIFRIGGAQAVAALAYGTESVPRVDKITGPGNIYVATAKKQVFGQVDIDMIAGPSEILIINDGSGNPAHLAADLLSQAEHDEIASSILLTTDAAMARRVQAAVAEQLEQLPRAAIARKSIADYGAIIVTSDILEAIDFSNRIAPEHLELAVDEPFDLLDGIRHAGAVFLGHHTPEAAGDYLAGPNHTLPTGGTARFFSPLGVDDFIKKSSLVYFSRDGLQRLGDKIVTIAELEGLTAHARSVSIRLKKD
- a CDS encoding ATP phosphoribosyltransferase — its product is MSSDIITFALPKGRIMQDSMELFGRIGITCPEMEEDNRKLVFENREAGYRFMAVRATDVPTYVDYGCADIGVVGKDTLLEQGKDLYEPLDLKFGYCRLVVAEPKELLQDDDPANWSNIRVATKYPNVTEKYFAAKGVQVELIKLYGSIELAPLVGLSERIVDLVSTGATLRDNGMVEVETIAEITTRLIVNRASLKTKHTKISRIIDDLEKVIDDEVKISV
- the murA gene encoding UDP-N-acetylglucosamine 1-carboxyvinyltransferase encodes the protein MDKIVIHGGHPLGGEVRVSGAKNAALPLLFATLLAPGVHRLGNVPALRDIDTAARLLEIVGAKVVRNGDTFEIDSTNIESIEAPYDLVRTMRASVLVLGPLLARLGHARVSLPGGCAIGARPINLHLKGFESLGARIELDHGYVEAHAEQLEGGRVTFDIPTVGGTENLMMAAALTTGTTIIENAAREPEIVDLANALIGMGAKITGAGTATVTIEGVGQLKPMDYRVMADRIEAGTYMVAAAMTRGNVLVKGIDAAPLEAFLGKLREAGAIIEETGDGIRVQGPETIRSVDIRTQPHPGFPTDMQAQFMALMTLGDGTSVISETIFENRFMHVCELQRLGADIVIDGHVATVKGVASLCGAPVMATDLRASASLVIAALASENTTEVARIYHLDRGYEKLEEKLKGLGADIVRRSA
- the prmC gene encoding peptide chain release factor N(5)-glutamine methyltransferase; protein product: MAETWTVLRILEWTADYFRQQGIESGRLDAELLLASLLELDRVGLYLQFDRPLNQREQAGYRELVKRRAAHEPVAYIVGETEFWSLPIRVSPAVLIPRSDTEVLVEEALECLEDNSRVLDIGLGSGAIAIALAHENKNVRVRGIDISPEAVEIARANSRLNQVDGRVDFSIGNLEDFSGGPYDLIVSNPPYIPHRDLDGLMPDVREFEPLGALDGGTDGLDAYRAILRQAPQELTDGGRLLVEIGINQADPVRQLFAEAGLQEITLRDDYAGIPRVVSGMKK
- a CDS encoding peptide chain release factor 1; translation: MFNIDKLEGVVDRFREVEGLLSDPSVVNNQEKFRALTKEHADLSEVVEVYHAWRKVEEELEGNRELLQDADPEMREMAKDEIPGLEQQHEELSEKLKVLLLPKDPNDDKNIILEIRAGTGGEEAALFAADLFRMYSRYADNNGWKVELLSSSESDNGGFKEIIAMVSGNRVYSRLKFESGTHRVQRVPETESQGRIHTSACTVAVLPEADDVEIQIDPSELRLDLFRASGAGGQHVNKTESAVRLTHVPTGLVVSCQDEKSQHKNKAKAMKVLKSRLYDMMLAEQQQAQAADRKSQVGSGDRSERIRTYNFPQGRCTDHRINLTLYKLDAIMQGELNEVIDPLVTHSQAESLAGQEN
- a CDS encoding thymidylate synthase (FAD), whose product is MHVQLLTHTPDPERIVAGAARLCYSDSSIDDLIGREQAEQEQLLRKILELGHLSVLEHASFTFGVEGISRACSHQLVRHRLASYSQQSQRYVSFDDTFDAVTPPSIAGKPELAGKYAALIEQLHQSYVELVEAGVPAEDARFVLPNAAATKIVITMNGRELKHFFHLRCCRRAQWEIQIMARQMLKLARQTAPLLFASAGPGCLEGPCPEGAMTCGAVKEVRQEFSDL
- a CDS encoding 50S ribosomal protein L31; amino-acid sequence: MKEGIHPAYESATVKCHCGNSFETRSTRAGEITTEICSACHPFFTGKQKLIDTAGRIERFRKKYGQGK